Proteins encoded by one window of Neochlamydia sp. AcF84:
- the recR gene encoding recombination mediator RecR, with the protein MHYPPHLLKVINVLKRLPGVGSKSAERYAFHMLGWPQEYLDEMASTLKDIHEKLPQCEECGCLKGEYTCPFCTEQRQQSKVICIISCAREAFSIETTGEYKGLYHVLGGLLSPLEGIGPDKLTIAGLKTRIALLKIEEIVIALDSTLEGDATSLYLKQELAPLGVSISRLAFGLPMGSPLDYVDGGTLARAFSGRSKF; encoded by the coding sequence ATGCATTATCCCCCTCATTTATTAAAAGTTATAAACGTCTTAAAAAGGCTACCAGGAGTAGGTTCTAAAAGTGCCGAGCGTTACGCTTTCCATATGTTAGGGTGGCCGCAAGAATATTTAGATGAAATGGCTAGCACCCTAAAAGATATTCATGAAAAATTGCCGCAGTGTGAGGAATGTGGATGCTTAAAAGGCGAATATACTTGTCCTTTTTGTACAGAGCAACGCCAGCAATCTAAGGTTATTTGCATTATTTCGTGTGCCAGAGAAGCTTTTTCCATTGAAACAACAGGCGAATATAAAGGTCTTTATCACGTATTAGGAGGCTTATTGTCTCCTTTAGAAGGCATAGGTCCCGATAAACTGACTATTGCCGGATTAAAAACACGTATTGCTTTGCTAAAAATCGAAGAGATTGTCATCGCATTAGATTCTACGCTCGAAGGAGATGCTACCTCTCTTTACTTAAAGCAGGAATTAGCTCCCTTGGGGGTTTCTATCTCTCGTTTAGCTTTTGGACTTCCTATGGGAAGCCCCCTCGATTATGTAGATGGGGGTACATTAGCACGAGCTTTCTCTGGAAGAAGCAAATTTTAA
- a CDS encoding beta-ketoacyl-ACP synthase III → MPIQPKARIVGMGSFLPERILTNQDLEEMVETTDDWIVSRTGIKERRIAGNHETPSLMGFYAAQKALQESSVPAADIDMVLVATMTPDYITPSTAAIIQAKLGASSAAALDIQAACTGFLYGLSIAKAYIEAGIYRNILLIASEKLSTIINYKDRNTCVLFGDGAAAAVISNRGKGFSLDAFCLGSDGEVAELLMIPAGGARQPSSVETVTQGLHFLKMEGKEVFKHAVRRMGAAAKECLVKAGITEEEIDWLVPHQANIRIIEALAKSFNLPSERVYKTLHKYGNTSASSVAIALEELKSENQFSNGEKLLLVGFGAGLTWAAAVVTQIDDLSSSFD, encoded by the coding sequence ATGCCAATTCAGCCTAAAGCGCGTATTGTAGGAATGGGCTCTTTTTTACCTGAACGTATTTTAACTAATCAAGATTTGGAAGAAATGGTTGAAACGACAGACGACTGGATTGTTTCGCGTACAGGAATAAAAGAACGTCGCATTGCCGGCAATCATGAAACTCCTTCTTTAATGGGGTTTTATGCGGCCCAAAAAGCCTTACAGGAAAGTAGCGTGCCAGCTGCAGATATAGACATGGTGTTAGTGGCCACCATGACACCCGATTATATCACACCTAGTACAGCCGCTATTATTCAAGCCAAGCTAGGAGCGTCATCTGCTGCGGCCTTAGATATACAAGCCGCTTGCACAGGTTTTTTGTATGGATTGTCGATAGCTAAAGCTTACATTGAAGCAGGCATCTATCGTAATATTCTTTTAATCGCTTCAGAAAAGCTTTCGACTATCATCAATTACAAAGATAGAAATACATGCGTTCTATTTGGTGATGGAGCTGCAGCCGCTGTGATCTCCAATCGAGGAAAAGGATTTTCTCTGGACGCATTTTGTTTAGGTTCAGATGGAGAAGTTGCCGAACTTTTAATGATTCCTGCCGGTGGTGCGCGCCAGCCTTCAAGCGTTGAAACTGTGACCCAAGGGTTGCACTTTCTGAAAATGGAAGGAAAGGAAGTTTTTAAGCATGCCGTACGAAGAATGGGGGCTGCAGCAAAAGAATGTTTAGTTAAAGCGGGCATAACGGAAGAAGAGATTGATTGGTTAGTACCCCATCAAGCTAATATACGGATTATAGAAGCATTAGCTAAAAGTTTTAATCTACCGAGTGAACGCGTTTATAAAACCTTGCATAAATATGGAAATACATCGGCCTCTAGCGTGGCCATAGCCTTGGAAGAGCTCAAGAGCGAAAACCAATTTTCAAACGGCGAAAAGCTACTATTGGTAGGTTTTGGAGCCGGGCTGACTTGGGCAGCTGCGGTTGTGACCCAAATAGATGATCTATCCTCTTCATTCGACTGA